In a genomic window of Halobiforma lacisalsi AJ5:
- a CDS encoding MBL fold metallo-hydrolase: MRITFLGTGSAMPTGERFQTGILVQDDGRTLLIDCGSGVLHRLQQSGVGYENVSTILLTHHHLDHVADLLPLMKARWLAGEEHLEIVGPQGTKGLVDDLLSVHDYMEGRIDLQVREVVAGEFSVAGFDVSAYETRHSLPCLAYRFGDLFTYSGDSEAFAGLANFADESAILAHDCSFPDDVDVSNHPTPETLGQELSGHDIGRVYLTHLYPHTDGRHDEMLESIGTHYDGEVRFAEDLKTVTVE, encoded by the coding sequence ATGCGCATCACCTTTCTCGGGACCGGAAGCGCGATGCCCACCGGCGAACGCTTCCAGACCGGTATCCTGGTGCAGGACGACGGCCGCACGCTCCTGATCGACTGCGGGTCCGGCGTCCTCCACCGGCTCCAGCAGTCCGGCGTCGGCTACGAGAACGTGTCGACGATCCTGCTTACCCACCACCACCTCGACCACGTCGCGGACCTGCTGCCGCTGATGAAAGCCCGCTGGCTCGCCGGCGAGGAGCACCTAGAGATCGTCGGCCCCCAGGGGACGAAGGGGCTGGTCGACGACCTGCTGTCGGTCCACGACTACATGGAGGGGCGGATCGACCTGCAGGTCCGCGAGGTCGTCGCCGGGGAGTTCTCCGTCGCCGGGTTCGACGTCTCGGCCTACGAAACCCGCCACTCGCTGCCCTGTCTCGCCTACCGGTTCGGCGACCTGTTCACGTACAGCGGCGACAGCGAGGCCTTCGCCGGCCTGGCGAACTTCGCCGACGAGTCGGCGATCCTGGCCCACGACTGCTCGTTCCCGGACGACGTCGACGTCTCGAACCACCCGACGCCCGAAACCCTCGGGCAGGAACTCTCCGGCCACGACATCGGCCGGGTCTACCTCACCCACCTCTACCCCCACACGGACGGCCGCCACGACGAGATGCTCGAGTCGATCGGCACCCATTACGACGGCGAGGTTCGGTTCGCCGAGGATCTGAAGACGGTCACCGTGGAGTGA
- the tsaA gene encoding tRNA (N6-threonylcarbamoyladenosine(37)-N6)-methyltransferase TrmO, whose product MTEPPFELEPIGEVRTPFETSDEAPRQGLEGEEPTHGEIVLAPAFEPGLEGIEDGETVDVLWIADEADRSVLRVRDGERGVFSTRSPHRPNPICVTTCRVRAVDGRRLAVSGVDMLDGSPVVDLKAPLE is encoded by the coding sequence ATGACAGAACCACCGTTCGAACTCGAGCCGATCGGTGAGGTTCGGACGCCCTTCGAGACGAGCGACGAGGCCCCGCGGCAGGGACTCGAGGGAGAGGAGCCCACCCACGGCGAGATCGTCCTTGCGCCGGCGTTCGAGCCCGGACTCGAGGGCATCGAGGACGGCGAAACGGTCGACGTCCTCTGGATCGCGGACGAGGCGGATCGGTCAGTCCTCCGGGTCCGCGACGGGGAGCGAGGAGTCTTCTCGACGCGGTCGCCCCACCGTCCGAACCCGATTTGCGTGACGACCTGCCGTGTGCGTGCGGTCGACGGGCGTCGACTCGCCGTCTCCGGGGTGGATATGCTCGACGGATCGCCGGTGGTCGACCTGAAGGCACCCCTCGAGTGA